The DNA region GAGACTTCATATGCTACTGCTTGTATGCAGATATACACTATCTTTAGATAGGATTTCTTATTATTGATCAGTACTGTATAAATGATGGCCCCTGCCATTTATATTTCACAGCATCTGCTATTTTGCATAAGGAGTGGATTTGATAACTTCTATTTTGTTGAGCCTGCTTCTCGTCCTGGCATTTTTGTGACAGTTTTCCCTTCTTGCGAAAAATAGAAtcttatgcaaaatattttattataaagggGGGGGGAACTCCCAACCTCAGAAAAATCATCTTGCAAATGGAAACTGTGGAAGATGACATAAGCACATTCAAATGGTAAGTGCTAAACAGCTAGGACATCTACAATTACGAAAACCGCATCAGTAATAGTATTGGAAGTTTACAACTGCAGTAATCACATTAGCGCCAATTCTAGCATTTAAAACACTCCCTTGGTAACAATGAAAATCACAAAGCAAACCCTGCCAAAGGAAAAACGCTGAAACGGAACAAGTGACCAAGGCTACGTATACACTGAAATATTAATAAAACGTTTCCTTATCCTCGAGTTTGCAAAGGATTCTTGAGACCTCATATGTGCGGTCATAAGGAAGCTGGCTACAAGCACTACACAATGCGTCGAAGGAAGAGGCTTGAATATGTATCTTCACACCTCTACAATGCAGCTCTGGATCTTCTGATGCGTTTTAGATCAAAGTTCTGCTTCAAAAAAAGGGAAATCAAAACGTTACTTAATTATCAAGGCTTCCCCCTGAGGAAGTCTTTCCGCATGTTACAGTCTCTTTGCAGCTGAATTCCGTATGCATCTCTTTTTCACACTTCCCTCCGCATCCCAAGCCCTTCCACCTGGTGCATCACCGCTAGCAATTAGCTCCGGCTCTTCCTTTCATCTCTGCCGTGGCAGACGTTTCTATTTATCCACCCGCAATCAATGTGTGGCGTCACTGGTGGTACTGTAATGACGATTGCACCATTAAGGATGACAGCTTAGAAGGAAGAAGGCAATGGtgatccctcccagagccggcaCTGCACAGTGTAGCGTTCGCATCACAAGGTCACCCTATCTCACCGCGGGTTCCTCTGCACTGGTCTGTGCGTTGCACAGGATTGAGGCGGGAGGCGCGGGGAGAGGGGGGGCTACTTGGGACTATTTTTTTTGGTAAGAAAACCACAATGGAACCCAGAAAGGATATGGTGATGTTTCTGGAAGGAGGTCAACTTGGCAGTCTGGCTGGCAAGAGAGTCTCTAATTTGACAGAAGCAGTGGGAAGCCCAGTCCAAGAACCGCAGGACAAGATGATCCATCGGAGTTGCCTGAGCCCCAGATCTGGGCCCTTGTCCTCCCGGGAAAGGGGAGgcgaagaggaggaggtggaagtGCTGCCAGGGACACGGACGGTCCCGGAGAGTCGCTCggtggcggcggcggcagcagctctgctctccGCCGGACAGCAACTCGCCTCGGAGCCCCCCTCTAGCAAAGGGCAACTGAGCAGCTCGGACACCGAGTCGGATTTCTATGAGGAAATCGAGGTGAGCTGCACCCCGGACTGCGCCACGGGAAACGCCGAGTACCAGCCCAGCAAAGGTACCACCACTTCCCAttgcttcccccttcccttccccggGCTCGGGCGCCGAACTAGAGTCCTTGAGCGTGAGATCTCTGTCAGGCTTCAGTTTGTTTTAGTGCCCAGGCTGGAGTAGGGTTGTTTTGTACCCGAATTCGTTTCCTTTTTATGCATTTGTAGTGCATGGAACcgggcggtgggggggaggggggtttgcAGATGTGGCTGTTACACACCCGGAGGCGCATATGGCTCTGAAGAGTCCTGATGACTGAACAGAGTGGGCAAAATCGCATCCTCATTTAAACACATCTTGCCTTTGCAAGTTTTCCTGCAGCAAGACTGGATTCTAATTCACACCCCATCTGCGAGCCTTTTCCTCCATAGTACATGCACTAGGAACCCCACCCCCGTTTTGTGTGCTTTTTTCAAGGGTTGAGAGCAACCTTCCCTAGGCTTTGCAAGATCAAACGGTTTGTGTAACTGCGGGCAGAGAGCAGGGTGAAATGTGTTTGGATGAGCACGGAAGCAGCCATAAAGACCGTAAAATCGCTGCCGACTcctggctgccaaagctgcagcaGTAGGTGCCTGTTTGCACGTTGGTTAAAGGTCCAAATTACCTTGTCACTTCCATGTCTCGGTGGCGCCAGCTCGGAAATGGTCCCAATGATTTAATTGCCTTTGGTCTCAGGCACAATGAGAACTGGCTGCATTTGAAAGCAAACGCAGCGTCCGGGCCTTTTTCTtctgccaccccaccccctcactccTCCTTCCACTCCACTCGAAAAACAAATCAGCTCCTTTTCTGTCCCTAGAAGTTGGGAGACTGGGCACAGAACAAGGTCATTTCCCCTTGAATTTGCCCAGGAGCTCTATTTAAACTTAACATGAGGGGATATTGACTCTGAGGGAAGAATCCCCCAAATCTCCACCCTCACCCCTGGTAAGGAATGAGCTCTCTGCTTGCTGCCATGTCTCTGTCCAGGCCACTGGTTTGCTGCTGGGGATGCTGGCTATGGCTATTGCACTGCATGGTGTCGATGACTGGGGTGGGAACGGACACCCACAAAAAGAAAACACGcaactggagggagggggggcatAGCCTGATATTTAAACTGGGTGCTGAGGAGCTCTGCTCCTACCACACACAATGCGGAAAGGGAGCATCGCAACCAGTAAGAGCCCCTGGTAGGATCCGAGGAGGGGACTGGGGAGATCACACTCCCTTACTTCCAGAAAGTAAACACCAAGTAAATGCCCCTACGCTCTATGTGCCCAGGCAGCTGGGGGTCAGTGCCCCCAGCGTCCTCAGGGCTGCGCCTGTGAACAGAGGATGCTGTGGATACTGTCCTGTGTTGGAGGAAGGGGgaaacaggagcaggagcaggggatcGATGGGGAGGCGGGAGGGTGGGGGACGATCCCCCGGTCTGTGTATCACGCGTGTGTCTCTGCTCTCGGCTCCTCCACTGTGCAGGGCAGTGCTCGGAGGCTTTAGCCGGTGGCAGCCCCAGCAGCGGGGGAGAGCCCCCCAAGGGCAGCGGAGGCAGCGGCGGCTCCCAAGGTTCACTGGCCTGCAACGCCAGCGATCAGATGCGGCGCTACCGCACAGCCTTCACCCGCGAGCAGATAGCCCGGCTGGAGAAGGAATTCTACCGGGAGAATTACGTGTCCAGGCCCAGAAGATGTGAACTGGCAGCTGCTTTAAATCTGCCAGAAACCACCATCAAGGTACACACCGCTTGGACATGTTTTCAATTAGCACGATGTAAATCTAAACGGCCAGGCTTCCTTGCAAAACGCTGGGAAGCgctttcagaacaaacatttccCGGCTGCGCCCTGCTACTTTCTGCACAAAAGCAGCGATAGGTAGCTTTTAATAAACGTTACCAGCCATCAGACGAGCGAGGCCTCTGACAGCGCAGCCTCTAAGTGTTTTTAATCTTCCTTTCACCTGATTTTAAGAATTCGTTACCTTTAAACTTTgggaaatgttaaataataagcATTTAACAGAAACGTTTCaaccttttgaaataaaacacaaactgAACAGTAAATGCCCCAAGTGGAGTTCACGCGATGGTGCGAAGGATGCAGTGCTCTTAGGCAGTAGGTACACTTGTTCGGAGTGTGTGTAAATACGCAGCAAATACAGTAGGAGAGCAATTCTGaagtaagaaagaaaaaagtgccTACAAAAAGGCCACCACTTGGGATCTCCCTCTAGATTTATAGCAACTTTTACGTGGACAAATTGTAGTTTTTACTGATGACAGCTCATTATTTGaaggatatatttttattttgccagTTCAACCTATATAGTTAAAATAGTGGGTTAGCGCTCCTTCGCCAGCAAACCAACCTTCGCACACAATATTTTGATTGTGGAAAATGAATGTACCAGTCAGGACTTTGGTGTGTGTGCCTCGCAGTCTGAAGCGAGGACAGAGGGAGCAAACAGTTGTGTCCAAAATGCATCTTCTGGCATGGCCTTTCTGTTTGCCCGACCCTGTGCAGGTTTTAAGAgcgttctctctctcctctgtctctCCCAGGTCTGGTTCCAGAACCGCAGGATGAAGGACAAGAGGCAGCGTTTGGCCATGACCTGGCCTCACCCAGCAGATCCTGCTTTTTACACGTACATGATGAGTCATGCAGCGGCAACTGGCAATCTTCCCTACCCCTTCCCATCTCATCTGCCCCTTCCTTACTACTCCCACATGGGCATTGGTGCCACCTCGGCCTCTGCTGCCACCCCTTTCAGTACCCCTCTGAGACCACTGGACACGTTTAGGGTCCTCTCTCATCCTTACCCTAGACCAGAACTGCTCTGTGCATTCAGACATCCTTCTCTTTACCCTGCCCCAACTCATGGACTCAGTAGTGCTGGAGGCAGCCCTTGCTCATGCTTGGCTTGCCATAGCAGCCAGTCCAATGGACTGGCACAGAGACCTTCAGGATCAGACTTTACCTGTTCAGCCACAACCAGGACTGACTCTTTTCTCACTTTCACACCCTCGGTGCTGAGCAAAGCAACCTCAGTATCCATAGACCAGCGGGAAGAAGTACCTTTAACAAGATAAAGCTTCATCTCAGGTTTATAAATAATATGCCCCTTTCATGGGCTCACATACGGTTAAAGTACTTACATCCAACGTTTATTTAATCGTGTTCTCTCCCATAAGTGGacatccatggggaaaaaaagactaaaatagCTCAGTCTTTGGAAGATTTACATTCTAAGATAAAACAGGaaagaagaagggaggaaaaagccACTAGTGATGTATGCGCATAAGGAGGAATTTAGTCTTCTGCACTGTGAAGGCAAAAACTGATATACACTACTTTCTCCAATATACCATAGAAATGAGCTAGGACTTTATTTTCTATGGCCAGATAACCTATCGAGGGACAGACCTTCTCCAAACCACAGCAAAATATTTATGCCCAATTATACATGACTGAAAAGTAAACTCTGAAATACTTGAAAGAAAAATTGCTGATAATAAAATGTCTTGTGTGCATAATACAAAGTAAAGATTTATGCTTTACCAGATTGTTCAACAACCAACTAAAAGGGTTTCTAGATAGCAACTCAACAGTATTATCCAGTTATTTctagaaacaagaaaaatgttttcgCCGTAAAGAACAGTGACATATTGTACATTACTTTCCTGGTTTAATTGCATTCTTTACCTCTCTCCCTGTCTCAGTAATATAAACCCTTCGTTTTTTAGCAGAAATCCAATATTtggtctcctccttcctcccaacttttatttttaagagacagACTGaaactggcagaaaaaaaaagaccctGTCAGTTTGTGGGTCAGAGCTATTTGTCCTTTAACTAACAATGTCCTATTATCAGTTGCTGAAATGTGCACACACTGAAGAAATTAGCAAGTGATGTATATGTAAGAAGGCTTTTTGAATGTCGAATGTATAATATTTTCTGAACAGAGACCCTGTGCCAAACGTTAACAAGCCGCCAAGGGAAGAGATTAGGTGACAGGGAGCTGAACTGCTTCAGACAATCACTAGTCTGCAAATTAGAGCAAAGGCGATTTTCCTTCCTTTGTATTTCACCTTCAAGTCTCTCATTGGCTTATTCCTTTTCTATTCCTTTGCAGCGTTTGGGTTTTAGATTCGAGTGCTGTCTTTTTTTGTTAGTTTCCCCTCGTCCCCTCTCCTTCGCCAACCTCTGCATTTGTATGTGACTTTCACACCATTTGTGTGTAAagtctttcctcctccttgagattaatttatttcttcttccctttgcttcttgtATGTTACAGTGGAAGATAGTATTCGTGGTTTTGCTTGGATTTTTGTCTGAGTGCGGTGCAGCTGTCAACCTGAAATTCTAAAAACACAAATATTGGACTGGGCTAATAGTTTCTTTCAAGACAGAAATTGTTTAAcgaattctctttttaaatagcccAAAGAATTCACTGTTACCATATGTTACCATGTCGCAATAAAGAGCTAGACAAATTTTAATACCGtatcacaaatatttttattgtgtttgttttaaaaaaaatcccttaagaTTACTGCTTACTGACGTTTCTTTTTCTTGCAATTCCCTATAGTTACACTTCAACAGTCAGGAATATAAATGatgcactgaaacaaagacattttgaCACCTCTGTTATCTACTGTGTGTTAAATTGCCGAGGAACTTCTGTATACTTTATTGTCACATTTAAGACTTTTTGTCCGCGGGACAATGGGGCGAATGACATATTTCTGTCGTGACTGCTCAAGAGGAAGAAAGATACAAATACCTCTCAAACTATTtctcattttaataaaaactgcTTATCTGAAAAACTGATCCAAATTGGGGGGTGGAATTCTCCACGTTCATCATTAAGGACCAACCCCTTCCATCAATTTTAAAGTAGAAAtctccttcttttattaaaactgatGGGCCTTTCATGTAGCCAAAGTATTATTAGAATGGTATTTCCTTCTATGAATAATAGGACGATTGCGATTTCAGATAGTGGCAAAGGAGTGTACTAAAAGCCCCAAATCAAATCTAGGCATTAAGATTTAAAagtttggggcgggggctgatTTACCTGCCTCTCTTAACATGCATCTCATTCATTAAAAGAATCAGTGCAGTGAAATATGAACAAATGAATAATAGCACAGTATAGCAACCAGAATATATGAACTTTGGCCAGATCGGTAAAGGGACAGAACACTGAAGACCTCTTCAACTGCCCACAGCTAGCTAGGATCCTGCAGCCTTCCTGGTGGCAAAtcattcattgacttcaatgggatatTCGCTTGCACAAGGATTTCGTTGTCATCCCCAGGATGTAAGCAGGCTGTGGCGTTCATCGGGCATATTGCTCCTCTTGGGAACGCAGCCGTAtcgatatctctctctctctgtctttatatatacacacacaccacatctGTGCACTTATTTAGCCAATTCCATGTGTATGTGAGCGGTGGATAGGTGTAGTCAGGGAGCCGGGGATGGGCATTGCTGGGCTGTGCATTTCTTCCCCAGCAATTTGCATGAAATGggctctgtctctcacacacacaagtctaagccgtAGTCACTCTACAACTCTCCCACAGGGAGTTGTTGTCTTCCCACTGGGATTTCTTGGAGGATCCTACTGCAAAGATGATTGTGAATCTCTCTGTTGCTCGGTCATAGGGCAGAGATTGCCTGTGACAGGTAAATAGGCTGCGGGTCGCGTAATGCCAGGCGTATTTTCAGTTAATAGGGAGGGAAAATGAGGTGTCTGGAGCGATATTGGAAAGAACAAGATCGATGATCCGTCCTCGTGTCCAATCAGCAGCCTTTAATTGACTGTATTTGCTAGGTAATTGAGCCACTTCTGCTTCGAAATTGAAGTTGAAGACATAACAATATATCTTGCTGGGGGAATTACTCATTACTTCATAATGAAATTTTCCTTTTGCTACGTTGGGTGATTTCTTTTAACACGTTGGAAGCCAATCCCGATGGCAGTTTGGGAACAGCTTCTAAAAACCGAGGGGCGCgggaaagggggaagaggagaagtcaTTGAAGACAAAGTGTATAGCTTCACTATTTACATCAAACGGAGTTtacccattgatttaaatgggctttagatcaggcctctATCTGAAGTAAGGTTTCCTGGGTATGCTGAGAAAAGACAAGGGGAAATGTGTAACAGACCAGGTACCTGGACTGCGAAGGTCTAGCAAGACAAGTAATGCTACCCTCCTGTTAACAGCTTACCCAGGAGAGAACGTTCTGAACCTTTGAAAACCCGTATTTTGCATATTCTGTATGGGAAAAAGCTGCACCAAACGGTGTGTGCATCGTCCCACCTGTCAGCAGCAAGCTAGGGTTGTCGTCGGGTACCTCATGTGCCACACAGAAGGTTCCAGTTTCCATCCAGCCAAATTCAGCTCCAACAGGCAGTCCCCGGGTTGTTAGCGTTTGATTGATTGCCTTATTAAAGCGTGTTCTTGTAAGTGTGACCAAACTGATTGCATTGCATATGTTTGGAATAATGCTCATTTTAAACAACTGAATAAAAGAAGATGAGCTCTAGAGAGCGGGTTAAGGCTAAATGATCCCAGCGAGCAGTTTTGTAACTCGTGCATTAAATTGCTCCGTTACTATCAACTCACTCTGCCCTTTTCATCTGCACTCTGGCCgtctttgttttgctttatgtGTCACCCTCTGCACCATTAGCCAGATAACATCGAAACTGGCTCTTACCTTCCCGGCTAAGGCTATAAGTTTTTATTAAGGTTACACGATTAAACTGGATCGGATCTGCTTTCCCCAGCACTATTCCCGGCTCCAGTGTTTAGATCATTAAGAAATAGTCTCTTCATATTTCATGCTTTCTGCTAGATGGTTAGCTCGCTTTCCAGC from Chelonoidis abingdonii isolate Lonesome George chromosome 2, CheloAbing_2.0, whole genome shotgun sequence includes:
- the EVX1 gene encoding homeobox even-skipped homolog protein 1 isoform X2; the encoded protein is MEPRKDMVMFLEGGQLGSLAGKRVSNLTEAVGSPVQEPQDKMIHRSCLSPRSGPLSSRERGGEEEEVEVLPGTRTVPESRSVAAAAAALLSAGQQLASEPPSSKGQLSSSDTESDFYEEIEVSCTPDCATGNAEYQPSKGQCSEALAGGSPSSGGEPPKGSGGSGGSQGSLACNASDQMRRYRTAFTREQIARLEKEFYRENYVSRPRRCELAAALNLPETTIKVWFQNRRMKDKRQRLAMTWPHPADPAFYTYMMSHAAATGNLPYPFPSHLPLPYYSHMGIGATSASAATPFSTPLRPLDTFRVLSHPYPRPELLCAFRHPSLYPAPTHGLSSAGGSPCSCLACHSSQSNGLAQRPSGSDFTCSATTRTDSFLTFTPSVLSKATSVSIDQREEVPLTR
- the EVX1 gene encoding homeobox even-skipped homolog protein 1 isoform X1; protein product: MEPRKDMVMFLEGGQLGSLAGKRVSNLTEAVGSPVQEPQDKMIHRSCLSPRSGPLSSRERGGEEEEVEVLPGTRTVPESRSVAAAAAALLSAGQQLASEPPSSKGQLSSSDTESDFYEEIEVSCTPDCATGNAEYQPHCAGQCSEALAGGSPSSGGEPPKGSGGSGGSQGSLACNASDQMRRYRTAFTREQIARLEKEFYRENYVSRPRRCELAAALNLPETTIKVWFQNRRMKDKRQRLAMTWPHPADPAFYTYMMSHAAATGNLPYPFPSHLPLPYYSHMGIGATSASAATPFSTPLRPLDTFRVLSHPYPRPELLCAFRHPSLYPAPTHGLSSAGGSPCSCLACHSSQSNGLAQRPSGSDFTCSATTRTDSFLTFTPSVLSKATSVSIDQREEVPLTR